Part of the Virgibacillus necropolis genome, CTTTATAGATAAATTCCTCTTCGCCCATAGCAGCAATATTCTGATCCCCTGCAAAAAAACGATCCATTAAGGGCTCTTGATCCTCAGCAGTCATGCTAAGTGCAAATTTTCGTCCACGTTTAACAATCGCTGCTCCCTCCATTTCCTTGGGAAAACAAACGAGCATTTGCGGTGGCTCATGTGAACATTGCGTCACCCAACATCCATTATGGAAATGAGTCCGCTTACCATCAGTCGTGGATATAAAGAACCCGCCTCGCAGTCGTTGATTATAGACATTTTCAACTTGATCCAATTTTGACTTCGTATCCATCTTTTAAACACCTCCAAAAGAGATTTCTTTTATTGTAAAGCATACTCATTGATTCTACTAGACAATAGTACTAATCTAGGATAGATACTTTATATTCTCCTCTGGAATCTTCAGATTGAATTTATGATAACAGTAAAAACAAACGTCCGCACCATTTAAACATAAATTTTAAAGTTGGATTATTCTCTAATTCTCATCCATTAAACCTTCCCATCAATACGGTATTATGGTAATTTCCGTCAGATAAAAGTTTGTCTTTTTTTAAAATACCTTCCGCTTCAAAGCCATATTTTTTATAAAGCGCTATAGCCTTATCATTGGTTTCGAGAACATTTAAAGTTATTTTTTTAATTTCATTTGAGTCTGCCCAATGAATAGATTCTTTCAGAAGACTTTTCCCTATGCCATATCCCCAAAACTCTTTTAATACACAGACTCCAAATTCTACCTTATGCGAAGTTCTTTTCAATTTGTTCCCTTCACACCTTGAGAAACCTACAATTCTTTCATCAACTTCAGCAACTAAGAATAGATTACTATCATTTTTTGTATCATCTTCAATTATCTGTCTAAAACCTGATTCATCTATATAATCCTCGCCCTTTTCTCTATCTAAATTTTCTGTTTCACCATCTATTTCCAATCTTACTTCAGACAAGTTTTTCGCATCTTTTTCTATCGCAGACCTTACCATATAACGTAATTTATGACTATAAAACTCTTTTTGATTGACTCTCATTACATGCCTTCCATCTCTTAACGATTGTGTTAACTATACTATTGAGATAACTATTTTATAAAAGAAATCCAATTACAATAGGATCATTTTTGGCAAGTATTATATCCTTAATTTCATTCTTACTGTTTTTAGGATATGCCCCTCAAAGTCATCATCAAATTCTGAAACAACCTCAAACCTTTTCGCATTGTAGAAGGTTGTCCCAATTTTGTTATCTTTTTCTACATTAATATAAAACTCGGTTGCACCTTCAATATTCTTTATGCCCTCATTTAGTAAAGCCGTTCCTATCCCATTCCCATGGTATTCTGGGCAGATATAAATCGCTCCGAGTTCAGCAACCCCGCCTTCTTTGACAGGAGAAAAATTCGCAAAGCCCACAATTTTTCCTTGAACATCTGAAACGAACATAAAAGATCCATTTAATCGTCTATTCATCATTTCATAATTATAAGCAGATTCTAAAAACCGCTTCTGGATTTCGGAAGGGATAATCCCCTCATACGTGTAATTCCAGGTCGTTTTTGCTACGTGTTGAACTTGTGGTATATCTTCCACTCTCATACTTCTAATAGTGTACTCCATTTCACATCAACCTTTTCTGTTCATTTTTAAAATAGTCAGTTGATTATTGATTACAATATTGTTAAATTATAAAAAGAGTAAAAATGAAATTGCTAGGAGAACCATAAAAATACCTCTACTTATTATCCTTGTCCTACTACTAAACCCTATCTTCCTCTCCAAAGATCTTATAAAACTGATCAACAATAGATAACTGAATATAGTTATGAAGAATCCTATCCGATCATCATTGAACACTGTAACTCTCATTGCAGCAATAGCTATTAAAAGTATACCTAAATAGCTAATTACAATATAAACATATGCATTCTTTTTCTTTTTTTCTTTATTCATTTAAATTTCTCCCTTGAAGGTTACAAATTCTATCTAAACAACAATCATAATACAGTAAAGAAAAAAAGTTAGTTGCTGCAAGGACATTTCCACCATTCTTTCATATTACTCCTTTTTAGCAAAATTCATCTATATATGTTTTACGAATCAACCTTATAAAAGGTTTCTTTAAATATTCTACCCTTGAGCTGATGTCTGTTCCGAAGAAAAATCAGCTATACTGACATATAATTTTAGGACGAAAAAGAAAACAAAAAACCTGAAACCTTTTAAAATAAGGGTTCCAGGTACATTAAGTTATGACTCCGATTGGGCTCGAACCAACGACCTCTTGCCTGTCAAGCAAGCGCTCTCCCAGCTGAGCTACGGAATCGTATGAAGTTCATTACTACTTTTCTACTATATATTACTTTGAAATGCCATGTCAATAAGATAGTTTACATTTAATGCAGATTTGGCAATATACCTCGATAAAATACAAAATACATTGGAATGGCTATTTTTCTTGAAGCATTCATATTTGCCTGGATTATGACGGCTAAAAGCTTTAGACTATTTGAAAGTATAGCACCTCCGTAAGCTATAAGTAACCACTACCTGCTTTACTCTTTTTTACTGGCTTTTCTTAACACAGTTCCAATAAATGTACCTATTAAACCCGCTAAACTAAAGGTGATAACAAATCCCCAATCTACTTTTTCACCTTGCCATAAACTCATTAAGAATGTGACTACCAATACACCACTTACAAAAGGGATCCAGCCTTTTAATACCCTTTTAAACAACTATATCCCACCTCTATCAAAATTTCTCTTATATGGTTCTTGGTTCTAACAAATATAATTAATGTTGGTTCGCTGAATGCCACTGTTTTTATCACTAATAAACTTTTTTCATTTTCATACTTAGCTCACTTGCTATCGACCTTCATATTTACTTTTCATAAGAATTTCATCTGCTCGCATATCAGTCCAATTAGCAATAGATACATTTGGATTTTCTTCGATAAAGCTCTCCATAATCTTGTTCCCCGTTTTATATTTAGCCCATTTAGGTACATTTTTGCTAGAATCTCCAAAGAAAAACCTGTCTTTAATTTTTGTTGAGGGTTGATTGATTGGTTTTGAACCAGCATCCTCATTTGATGTATCATTCGAACAACTCATGAGTAAAACTATTATACTAACCAAGATAATTAAACTTGTTATCCTTTTCGTTTCGATCATCTTCCTGCAATATATTTCTATTAACGGTATATTATTAAAGTTATAAATAAATAAGGTGTTCCTTGTACTTATACGATATCAAATAAACCCCTTAGTAATCTTCCTATACCACTAAATAACCAAATAATCATTCTGAAAGGCAATAAAACCAGTTCGGGTATCCAAAAAAGCACATCAAGCATAAAATCTAAAAATCTATAATTATCGTTGTTTTCCTTCCTTTTTCTCATTTTTTCTTTCTTTCTATTCCACCATTCTCTCATTTATTACCTCTCCTTCTTGCAAAATTCAACTATAAATATTTACGAATCATCCTTATAAAAGGTTTCTTTTTTAAATATTCTACCTCGTTATTAAAAAGGTATATCTGCTTTAGTTACACTGGTTAAGCATTTAATGTATGTTTGGAAAAGGTAGCCTAAACTCAACAGTTTTTTGAACCTTCAATCTCTTTAACGCACCCAAAAATACTCCACAATAGATAATCCTCCCTTTTCCTTATATAATAGAATCACTACATAAATGGAGGTCTACTGTGAAACGTGTACTTTCTTTTTTGAAACCATATAAACTCCCGATTGGGGTTGCCTATACATTAACGTTGATTGAGCTTGCGACAGAGTTGCTTCTTCCCTTTTTTCTTGGAATGATGATAAATGAAGGTGTGCTCAATAAAGATATTGGCACTATTGTAATGTGGGGCAGCATTATGATCGGGCTTGCCTTTGCCGCGTTTTTTGCAGGTATTATTAATTCATTTTATGCGTCACATACAAGTTATGGATTTGGGTATGATCTGCGCGAGAAGCTGTTTAAAAAAGTACAGGAATTTTCGTTTCAGAATTTAAATCAGTACCCGACGTCGGTCTTGATGACACGGTTTACGAATGATGTGCGGCAGATGCAAAATACTATTTTCATGGGGCTTCGCATTATGGTGAAGGCGCCATTGATTGTACTTGGTGGTGTGATGATGGCGTTTATTGTCAATGCCAAGCTTGCACTAATCTTTTTAATTACGGTTCCACTACTTATTTTCTTTTTACTTTGGGTGCTGAAACGTGCGAGTCGCTTGTTTCGAAGTGTGCAGCAACGCGTTGACAATGTGAATCGCGTGATGCAGGAGAACTTGGCTGGGATGCGCTTGATCAAGGCTTTCTTGCGGCGGAATCATGAAGAAAGTCGCTTCATGAAAGCGAATAAAGATTTGGCATCAGAAACGCGTTATACGTTCCGCTTCGTTGAGGCTTCGATGCCTGTTCTACTTTTTGTGATGAATCTTAGCTTGATCTCGATTCTTTGGTTTGGAAATAACCAGGTCGTTGCTGGTGACTCTTCTGTTGGTGACATCGTAGCAATTGTTAATTATGCATTACGTGTTTCGATGGCCATTTCGATGTTCACGTTTATCATCTTAGCTTTTTCTCGTGCAAAAGCTTCTGCTACCAGGCTTGGTGAGGTATTAGATGTAGATATTGATTTGCATGAGTCCGATGATGCGGAAGCTGATGCGATTGTACGACATGGGAAAATTGACGTCAAGGATGTAAGTTTTGCCTACAGTACGCAGGAGACAAACGTATTACAGGACATATCTTTTTCCGTAAAGGCTGGCGATTCTGTTGCGCTTATTGGTGCGACTGGTGCTGGGAAAACATCGTTGTTTCAGCTGATGCCACGTCTTTATGATGTGAATAGTGGCGTTATTTCGATTGATGATAGGGCCATAACTTCCTATACATTGGATCACTTGCGACGTGCGATTGGTTACGTACCGCAGAACCCGCTTCTTTTCAGTGGATCTGTTTTCGATAATATAGCTTGGGGTAAGGAAAACGCGACCAAAGAAGAAGTGACCCAGGCGGCAAAAGATGCACAAATCCATGAAACGATTATAGAATTACCTGATGCTTATGAAACAAAAATAGGACAAAAAGGTGTCAACCTTTCTGGTGGGCAAAAGCAACGTCTTTCAATTGCACGTGCGCTCATTCGCCGCCCGAAAATTTTAATGCTGGATGATTGCACGAGTGCGCTTGATTTAGAAACTGAATCTAACTTACTTGCTGCAATTGAATCATACCATTGTACCAATTTAATGATTACCCAAAAAGTCACAACTGCTATGGACGCTGACCGAATTCTATTGATGGATCATGGACAAATCTTGGCGAACGGAACTCATCAAGAATTGCTGAAAGAATCAGCGCTTTATCGTAAAATAGTGGAGTCGCAGTTTGGAAAGGAGTATATCCATGCCAATTAATCAACTCAAAGAACCTTTTCAACAAGAACGGATTCCACTAGATAATGTATCAAGTAAAAAGTCTAAGAAAGCGCGGAATACGGCAGGTACCGTCAAACGGATTTGGTCGTATTTAATTAGGGAAAAGGCTACACTTAGTCTTGTAATTCTGGCAGTTGTCATTAGCTCAGGTCTTGCCCTACTTGGACCTTATTTAATTGGGATGGCCATCGATGATTACATCGTCACGCAAAATAATACTGGGCTTGGCATGTTGCTCGTTTGGCTCGTAATCATTTATTTGTTCCACTCCCTTTCGATCTTTTTGCAAAATTATTGGATGGTTGGGATTGCACAAAATACGGTTTATTCGCTTCGGGAAGATTTATTCAAGCAATTCCATCGTCTGCCGATTTCTTATTTTGATAAACGCCAGCACGGCGAGCTGATGAGCCGGGTTACAAATGATATTGACAACATTAACAACACACTGAACCAATCGGTTATACAAATTTTTGCAAGTATCCTAACGCTCGTTGGTACGGTTGTCGTCATGCTAATCTTGAGTCCATTACTCACCCTTGTGACAATGACGATTATCCCACTCATGTATGTTGGAATGAAATGGATTACCAAGCGAACTGGTCCTTTATATAAATTGCAGCAACGCGATTTAGGTGAATTAAACGGCTATGTAGAGGAAACGGTTTCTGGGCAGCATGTCGTTAAAACATTTTCTCAGGAGGGCCGTGTGATTGGCGAATTTGAAGAACGGAATAAAAAACTCCGCCATACCGGCTTTTGGGCCATGACGATTTCAGGTTTTATTCCAAAAGTCATGAACATGCTGAATTTCCTAAGCTTTGGATTGATTGCATTAGTTGGTGGGATTCTCGCAGTTGAAAATATCATAACAGTTGGTGTCATCGTTATTTTTACCGAATATGCAAGGCAGTTCACTCGGCCATTGAATGAGCTATCCAACCAGTTTAATATTCTACTTTCGGCCGTCGCTGGTGCGGAGCGTGTTTTTAATGTAATGGATGAGAAGCAAGAAGAAACAGATGAGGAAGCTGCAGAAGTTTTGTCAGAAACCACAGGGCATGTCATGTTTGACGATGTGTCATTTGCCTATGAAGGTACACCGATTTTGAATCATATTACCTTTGAAGCAAATCCTGGTGAGACCGTTGCATTTGTTGGACATACAGGTGCTGGGAAAACAACAATCATTAATTTAATCGCTCGTTTTTACAATTATGATGATGGTAAAATCACGCTCGACAATGTTGACATTAAAAACATTAAACGATCTAGTCTGCGTGAGCATATGGCATTTGTTTTACAAGACTCCTTCCTATTTAAAGGAACGATTATGGAAAATATCCGCTACGGCAGGTTAGATGCAACAGACAATGAAGTAATTGAGGCTGCGAAAAATGCGAATGCTCATGACTTTATTGAGCGTTTACCTAATCAGTATGATACAGTTTTAGATCAAGAAGGCAGTGGCATTAGTCAGGGACAGAAACAGCTTTTGACTATCGCACGCGCATTGTTGGCCGATCCTTCTATCTTAATTTTAGATGAAGCGACAAGTAATATTGATACGATTACCGAAGTTACGATTCAAGATGCATTAAAACGATTGATGCTTGGCAGAACAAGCTTTGTAATCGCCCATCGGTTAAATACCATTCAGGAAGCAGACAAAATAATCATGCTGGAGCATGGAAAGATTATTGAAAAAGGCAGCCACAGTGAATTGATTCAGAATAAGAGTCACTACTATAATCTTTTTCAAGGCCAGTTAACGTAGCTTGGGCGGGGCTAAACAATTTAAATGGAAAATTGGTTAATGACATGATAAAATATACGGGAATTAGTCGAAAGCAGAGGTGTACCGATGGGAAGAAAAGGAACAATGGTCGAAGAAGAAATTAACAGTAAATACTTAGATGAACTCATGACATTAAAACTATATCAACCTGAATCGTTTTCGCCTCTCTATAAGTATCATATTTGTATTATGCAGGACGGAAATGATTACTACCAGCTTGGGCGAACTGCAACAGTAAGTGATCGCTTGCATACGAATGATGAAATTGAAAATACAGTATTTGTTGGGATACATTACAATGATAGATATGATCGCAAGGATAAATACCATCCAAGCGGCGCGAAACAAGAAGCCTATATCAAATTTTTAATCTATGAGGTTGTACCGCTTCTCGATGATCTGCTTCCTACCTACCATATGGGTCAGTCCCGTACATTAATGGGCGATTCTTTGGCAGGCACACTCGCGTTGATGACTGCCCTTCGCTACCCACATACATTTGGAAAAGTTATTATGCAATCCCCATATGTGGATGAAAAAGTGATGGATGCCGTCAAAAATGCAAAAGATATCCATTCAATCGATATTTATCATACAATTGGCCTTGAGGAAACAAACGTTGATACAACGGCTGGTACGAAAGAAGACTTCCTAGCACCTAATCGTGAATTAAATCAACTTTTAAAAGAAACTGGTGTCAGCTATATTTACTATGAATTAGATGGCGAACATACATGGAAAGCTTGGCAAAAGGATCTTCCCCGCGCATTGACAGCTATGTTTAGTTAATTTTTTTGAAAAATGTAATATGTTTTTACCTATTTCCATTAACTATTTGTTATAATAGAGAGTAAACCAAAGAACCTTATACAATAGACATCATTATAGTAATAAACGCAAAAATATACTAGGAGGTTTTACTATGAAATACGGTATTGTAATATTTCCATCTAAGCCTATCCAAGATAAAGCAAATGCTTTAAGAAAACGTTATGACCCACATTATTCGTTAATTCCACCACATATCACATTAATAGAAGCTTTTGAAGCAGATGATGAAACTGTTCATCAACTTATCCCAGAGTTAAGAGCAATTGCAGACGAAACTGCTCCACTTGCAATTAACATCAATAAAGTAAGTACATTTGCACCTGTAACAAACACCATCTACATGAAAGTGGAAGCATCACAGGCAATAATTGATTTATATGAAAAATTGCAGTCAAGTAACCTCCCTGCTAATAAGGAGTATTCTTTTGTGCCACATATTACAGTCGCACAAAAGCTATCAGATCAAGAATATGCAGATGTATATGGTAGCCTGCAACTTAAAGATACGCAATTAGAAGATAAAATTGATCGTTTCCAATTGTCTTACCAACTTGAGAATGGATCATGGACCGTTTATGAATCATTTGTGTTTGGGAAAGATGAATAGTGGATATTAAGATTGTAGAAACAAACGAAGAACTTGAACAAGCTTACCATATACGTACCACAGTGTTTGTTGATGAACAACAAGTTCCCCCCGAAGAGGAGCTTGACGAATACGACAAAGAAGCGATTCATTTTGTTGGAAGTGTAAATGGTGTTCCCATCGCAGCAAGTCGTCTGCGGTTCGTTGATTCCTCTGGAAAACTCGAGCGCATCTGTGTATTAGATACCGAGCGTGGAAAATCCTATGGAAAAATGATCATACAGCGAATGGAATTGGAAATAAAGAATAATGGGTATGAAAAGGCCAAATTAAATGCACAAACACATGCAGAAATATTTTATCAGCGCCTAGGATATGAAACAGTATCAGGTGAATTCATGGATGCTGGTATACCACATGTGACGATGATAAAAGAATTATAAATAGGAAAAGCGCAAGCGCTCGTTTAGCAACGTACAAACTGGAGCACTCCGCAATGAGATAAAGGAAACACGGTGAGGTACGAACCGATGTTGACTTATCGTAGTGGAGGAGTGTGAAGTTTGCTAGTTGCTGGGCGCTGGAGCTGGACATGACCGTTGATATAAGTAAGCTTAATAGAGCCAATTTTATACTATCTTTACTTTTGAAAATGTCAGTTTGCTGGACTTCTTGTCTGCAAGCTGACATTTTTTGATTTACTCATTTCGTTATATCAGATATCAACAAGTCAAATCCAGCAAATTTTATGCATTTCGCACCTCAAAATATTGTATGCAAATGTTGATTTTGGATAACCTAAACAATGGATATGTGCAAAAGGGGTTGTCTTACATGGACCATTTATTACCAATTTTTTTAGAATCCTTGTTTGGATTTGTTGCATTATTTATATTAACAAAGGTATTGGGAAAAACCCAAATAACGCAGCTTACACCATTTGATTTCATTGCTGCTCTTGTACTTGGTGAGCTGGTCGGAAACGCGCTTTTTGATGACGAAAAAGGGATACTGGAAATCGGATTTGCAATCGTTTTATGGGGCGTGATTCTTTATGTAACAGAGCTAATTACGCAACGATACAAAGGGACACGCGCTCTTCTTGAAGGTCGTCCGACTATCATCATCCATCAAGGAAAACTAATTCGAGAAGAAATGAAAAAGAGTAACCTCGACATAAATCAGCTCCAGCATTTACTACGATCAAAGGATGCCTTTTCGATTCAAGAAGTTCAATATGCAATCCTAGAAACAGATGGAACGGTTTCTGTTTTAAAAAAGTCAACTTACCAAGTGCCAAACCGCAATGATTTCAATCTGCAGCCAGAAGCCACCCATCTCGCTGTCACGCTAATAAATGATGGCGAAGTTATATGGGATAACCTAAAAGAAGCAAACTTGACTGAAGAATGGCTCATGGATGAATTAATGAAACAAGAAATAAAAACGGTTCGAGATGTATTCTACGCAGAATGGATCGAGGGGCATGACATATTTGTACAGCCATTTACTAGCAAAAAGAATTGATTGGACCGTATTCCCCTTAAGTTCGACAGTGAACAATCTTTTTAACAAAGTAAAAATCCCCCATCCAAATGAATGGATGAGGGATTTTTACTTATAATGCTTGAGCATGAAAACCTAATTTTTTCAGTTGTACAATCATAGATTCTTTTTCGTCAGAATCAAGGCCACCTAATATTTCATTCATCGCCTCAACATGCTTAGGGAAAATTTCGTCCATCAGCTCTTTTCCCTCATCTGTAATCACTGCATACGTAACACGACGATCAGTAGGACATGCTTTACGTTTTAGGTAGTCTTTCTTTTCTAATTTATCTACTACATAGGTCGTGCTGCTGCTAGCAAGTAATATTTTTTGCCCGATCTTCTGGATGGGCTGCTCCCCTTTATTGTACAACAGCTCCAGTACGGAAAACTCCGTTAGATTCAATCCATGGCTTTTTATGTCTTTGATAACTTGTTTTTCAATGGATTGTAATGCACGCGTGAGAACAACAAATAATTTTAACGAATTCTCACTATCTTTATCTATCTTTTCTACTCGATTCACCATTATCAATCCTTTACCAGACAGAATTTCAAATTTACTCTTTCGTGAAATTGACTGTGCTTCTTATTGTATCAATTGGGCGAACTAATTTTTCAATCTGCTCCCGTTTTGGTTCTAACATAGGAGGTAAGGATAAGCTTTCTCCAAGCGTTTCATACGATTCATCTCCCATAAATCCTGGACCATCTGTAGCAAATTCAAATAAAATTTGTGGTGCAACCTTTACATATAAGGATCCAAAGAAATGACGATTTATATAGCCAGAAGTTTGGAACTGAAAGCTTTCCATCCGAGTAATCCATTCTTCTAACACGGAACGATCTTCAACCCGGAAAGCCGTATGGTGAACCGTACCAAAGCCTTGTCTTGCTTGAGGTAGAACGGTGTTATATTCAACTACTACCTGTGCACCATTTCCTCCCTCGCCAACTTCAAATAAATGAAACGATTCTTCTTTTGCAATTTCTTTAAACTGCAATACTTTTTCCATCATCTCTTTAAAATAATCAAAGTTGGCGATACGAACAAAGATTGGTCCGAGTCCGGTGATGGCATATTCTAATGGGACAGGTCCGTTTTGCCATGGTGTACCAGCTGCAACACCTGTATTGTTTTCGTCTGAAATCAGTTGGTAATTTTGGTCATCAAAATCTACAAATGACAGCACCTTTTTCCCAAACTGTTCCTTAATGCCTTCATGTTTTACCTCTAAACGGTCAAAACGTTTTACCCAATAATCTAACGCTTCGTCACTAGGCACACGAAAAGAGGTTTTTGAAATTTCGTTCGTACCATGGACTCCTTTTGGAATGCCAGGGAAATCAAAAAATGTCATATCTGTACCTGGATTACCTGTATCATCCGCAAAAAATAAGTGATACGTTTGAATGTCATCTTGGTTAACTGTTTTCTTGACTAAACGCATTCCTAATGTATAGGTGAAAAACTCATAATTTTTTTCAGCGCTACTTGTTATTGCTGTAACGTGATGTATTCCTTTTAGTCCGTTCATTGTATATACCTCCACTTAAATTTATCTCGCATTAATATATTTCCAATTCGAGATAAATTTTACTACGAAATTTACTTGATGTCAATACGGACGTTTTACTCAGAGTTTATCTGCATATCTGTATTCAGCAAAGGAAACAATAAAAATGGTCAAACTAGGGACGTAGAAAATTTTAGAGACTAGGACGTGAACTTCATGGATTTCTTTACAGGTCAAGAATCCCTTACCGCTATACAGTGGGTTCTGAGAGCAATTGTTGGCTTCTTTTTTTTAGTATTATCGGCTAAAATCATGGGCCAACGCTCCATTTCGCAATTAAGATTTCTAGATTTCGTCATAGCGTTACTTTTAGGAAATATTATTGCCCACCCATTGTCAGACGAGGGATTAGGGTTAGGTGGTTCAATGATTACCATGACCGTGTTAGTAATATTATATCTTGCTGGAGTGTTTCTAAGCCTACGATGGATACCACTCAGAAAAATATTTGATCCTTCTCCCATGCCCCTGATAGAAAATGGAGAAATTAATTACAAGAACTTAACTAAAGCAAGAATTTCAATTGATTTGCTTTTATCCGAATTAAGGAAGGAAAAAACGGAAGATATACAAAAAGTGGCACTTGCTTTGTGGGAACCTGGAGGATCAATATCCATATTTTTATATCCTCAACATCAGCCAATTACCCATTCAAATTCAACGTCTGCAATACAACCTTTTAATTTTCCTAAAACAATTATTAAAGAACGAAAGATCGATTATAATGAGTTAAGCAAACTCGGAAAAGATGAGCAATGGCTAATGCAGAAAATAAAAACAACAGGTAACGTATTAGTAGATGACGTGTTGCTAGCTACCATTGATAATAGTGATAAAATAAAAATATTTTTGTATAAATAGAAAAAGAGGCTATTCAAAGTCCAGCCTCCTACCTTAAGTCTCAAATAAAATCATTTAAAGTAAAACCATAAAGGATGTAATAGGGATGGTGAAGAAAATAGTAATAACCCTTATAAGTGTAGTCTTGATTTTAGTAGTGATTAACTGGTATGGGCTTTCCACTCCAATCAAAAATGTAAACAATTTAAAGATGAAATCCACTTCTAAACCTGTTGTATTAGTAGTTGTTGATTCCCTTATGGATGAACCTTTGCAAAAGGCTATTGGAGAAGGACGAGCTCCTGCGTTCGCGTTCTTGTCTAAGCATGGACAGTATTTCCATGAAGTTGTAAGCTCTTATCCTACTATGTCGGTCACCATTGATAGTACGCTTCTAACAGGAACTTACGCTAATCAACATCGACTTCCAGGGCTTGTCTGGTATAGTCAAAATGATAATCGCTTGGTTAATTATGGGAGCGGTAAAAAGGAAGTATTCACACTAGGTGTAAAGCAAGTTCTAAAAGACGGTATTTACAACTTGAATCAGGAACACTTAGGTAAAAATGTAAAAACTATTTATGAAGATTTAGATGAGAGACAAGCCCATTCCGCTTCGATTAATGGACTTATCTATCGTGGAAATCAAGACCATAACCTGCACGTTCCGAAAATAGCTTCAACTTTAAACATATTGCCAGATACATTCCATGTTAAAGGGCCAACTTTGTTATCAATGGGAAGTTTGTCTCAATATAGCCCTGAAAATAATGGTCAAACCAACATATGGCAAGAGCTCGGATTTAATGATACCTTTACAGCTAATGAAGTTAAACACCTTATTCAAAACGATAGTCTCCCCTCTTTTACACTTGCTTATTTTCCAGACCTTGATCATCGTATTCATAAACATGGTCCAATGGATCTCAAAGGAATTGAAAAAGTCGATCAACATCTTCAAACGATTCTAGATGCATACCCTACTTGGGATGAGGCCATAGAAGAAATGACCTTAATTGTGTCTGGTGACAGTAGCCAATCAAAAATCGGCAATGATCGTACAGAATCCTTAATTGATTTAACTTTACTTTCAAAAAGGTACCAGGTTGCGGAACTGGGAGAGCCTATCACTAAAAAAGATCAGATCGTTTTAGCTGTTAATGAACGCATGGCTTACATTAATTTGTTAGATGATAAGATAACATTTTCAGAAATGGCATCAAAATTAATGGATGATTCCAGAAT contains:
- a CDS encoding alkaline phosphatase family protein, which codes for MVKKIVITLISVVLILVVINWYGLSTPIKNVNNLKMKSTSKPVVLVVVDSLMDEPLQKAIGEGRAPAFAFLSKHGQYFHEVVSSYPTMSVTIDSTLLTGTYANQHRLPGLVWYSQNDNRLVNYGSGKKEVFTLGVKQVLKDGIYNLNQEHLGKNVKTIYEDLDERQAHSASINGLIYRGNQDHNLHVPKIASTLNILPDTFHVKGPTLLSMGSLSQYSPENNGQTNIWQELGFNDTFTANEVKHLIQNDSLPSFTLAYFPDLDHRIHKHGPMDLKGIEKVDQHLQTILDAYPTWDEAIEEMTLIVSGDSSQSKIGNDRTESLIDLTLLSKRYQVAELGEPITKKDQIVLAVNERMAYINLLDDKITFSEMASKLMDDSRISFIAWKDEEGNHVLSEESNKKLTFQPEGKYTDHYHQEWDISGDFSILDLSVNKQNEIKYGDYPDALARLYGALHSHKGRYLVVDAKPGYEFIGEHSPTHDGGAGHGSLHKRDSLTPMIITGTNTQPEHERIVDYKEWILELTK